GTCTTTACCTGGGGAGGAGAAGCCTGTGAGAGGGACAGGGCTCTGGAAGCAAggaccacccccaaacacactgcTGGCGTAGTTGTGGTGTCTgcaacagtaaacacacacacacacacacacacagctggttgGCCTTTTCAAGGGAGAAGGAATGTCCTCCTCCCATACCTGAACATGAATACAAAATACTTCTGACATGTTCTGTTGACATGAAATACTTTGagacacaccactaccaccaccaggtGACACTCTGAGGGACTGGCAGCACAAAATTCTATATATTTTGGGGTGGAGGGGATATTCAGTGGCATTTGTTACAAAAGGTACTCTGTATTCTGAAAGTGTTTTTGTGATGCTCATCTACTCTATGTTCCTGTCATTTGTGACATTACAAAAGGCGGTGAAAGACAGTACCCTAACCTCATGTTCAAATCATTTGTAAGATTACAAAGGCAGTGCCCTACGCTCATGTCATCTGTTACAGATTCACTTGCTATGACAAAGGATACTCACATCTTCTTTTTTTGATACATGTCCTGGGACAGTATCCTGTGCTCCTTTTTTgttctcaaaaaaagaaaaaagaaaaaaatctgttcaAGTTACCTGTCACAACTTTCCTAATCAGCAAACTGAATCCAATGCTAGCTTCAGTTAAAGGGCGCAAAATCAAAAATGTCCTTTGCCCTTGTCAGTACGGCATCTGCCCATTCATTCACTTAGTCTAACCATGTCATTCTGTAGTCCTATGACCATGCCGTTCTGTGGCCCTATGCACGTCATTCTATGGTCCTATGCCCTGTCCAATGTCCATATCAATCTGTGATCTTGTGTCATTATCATTCTGTCCTATGCCATGTCATTTTGTTCAATGTGCATTATATTATGTGGTCTTATGCCCATGTTATTCTGTGGACCTCACATAGGTCATTCTGTGGTCCTATGTCCATGTGAATATGTCCTATACCATAGTTGTTTTGTCCACTGTCCATGTCATTCAGTTGTCCTAAGCCCGTATCAGTCTGTGGTCCTATGCCCTTGTCATTCTGCTCTATGTCCATGTCATTCTGTGGTCCTATGCCAATGCTATTCTGTGGCTCAATGCTGTAACACTGTGGTCCTATGCCCACATCATTCTGTGTGGTCCTATGCCCATGTCGTTCTGTGTGGTGCTATGCCCATGTAATTCAGTGTTCCTATGCCCACATCATTCTGTGTGGTTCTATTCCCATGTCATTCTGTGTTCCTATGCCCACATCATTCTGTACAGTCCTATGCCCATGTCACTCTGTGGTCCTACCTGTATGTGATTCCATGGTCCTTTGATGAGTTTTACTGTCCTATGCCCATGTCATTGTGGTCCTGCACCCACATCATATGTTGTCTCTTGCCAATGCCATTCTGTGTGGTCCTATGCCCATGCCATTCCGAGTGGTCCTATGGCCACATAATTCACTGTGGTCCTATGCCATTGTCATTCTGTGGTCCTATGGCCATGTCATTCTGAGTGGTCCTATACCCATGTCATTCTTAGTGATTCTGTATGGTCCTATGCCCATGTCATTCTATGGTCCTATGTCAAAGTCATTCTGTGGTCCAATGCCCATGTCATTCTATGGTCCTATAATGGCTATATCCAAGTCATTCTGTGTGGTCCTATGCCCATGTCATTCTATGGTCCTATAACGGCTATATCCAAGTCATTCTGTGTGGTTCTATGCCCATGTCATTCTATGGTCCTATGTCCAAGTCATTCTGCGTTGCTGTGCCCATGCCATTATATGGTCCTATACCCATGCCATTCTGTGGTCATTTGCCCATGTCATTTTGACATATGTCCATGAAATTATGTGGTCCTATGCTCATGTCATTCTGTGGTTCTGTGCCCATGCCATTCTGTGGGCCTATGCCTCGTCATTCCGTAGTCCTATGCCCATTTCATTATGTCCTATTCCCACACATGACAAAACTACAACTAGTACAAGTATTGCATACACAAGGCCCTAACAGCAACACTCTCCCTCAAAAATACATTTATATAACAATTCATTAAGACCTTTTTAGCACGACAGCAGTCAGAAAAACAGCAGTATGAAACCTGAGCAAAAGAGAACATATTCACAATTCAGCCAGGTTCATaccaataattcacacacacaggtggaaaaCAGTGCAGATTAGGAAGCTGCATAACTAGCTAATCATGCCATGCAAAttggaaaacaacacaaaacaaacacgccaaacaataacaacacaccgtgacacacacacatacacaaacacttgtatgcatgcacacaaactcacagagaaTTTCATCCAATCTAAATTTAAACTGTTGTCAGTTGTTATGTGAATGTGTTATTCAAAACAGTGCCTGTTGTCTTTACAGTATCTTCGGccaatcccttttttttttttatatatatattgtacatctGGCAGAAGTCAATCTCAAAACTTAAATAATAAAGTCAGTTAACTCAGAAAACGGAAGAGAAATTCTGACTATAACTTCCTGAGTTCATCCATTAACGTGCTCATTTAGAATATCTACATGatctacacataaacacaaacacttcTGCATAAAgatgcatgtacacaaacacacatgtgcacaagcaTATGAAACATTCATTCGCATAACTCTCAaaatcatatgcacacacatgcatatacccatataatgatatataaagccacagaaaaaaaaagaacaatggggAGCAAAGAAACAATTATAAAGCTTTCAATTTCTGAGACAGAAAAGATCACACgtgtttgtgagagtgagtgtgtgtgtgtgtgtgtgtgtgtgcgtgtgtgtgtacatcaagaGATAATTCACAGCATAAATGAAACCAGTAAGAGAAATACCAGTTTTTGTTTGTGGCTTagcttcattgaaaaaaaaaaagttaaagatattgggaaaacaaacaaaaaaaagcacaaagatTCTGCATTTAACTTTTTTCATTAAATTCATATTGAACAATACAACATATTTTCAACAGTTAACTTTGGATGTTGATTTTCACAATCATGATCGATTAAATGACAACAAGTAGAGATTAAATAGTCTAAAAGAACAAATACAGATCTCAGAAACTGAATTATCTGGTACATGTAAAACATAACAATTTGAATTCACAAAGAAATCTAATGTACAATTTTAAGTGTGCATCAATATGCAGACATACATGTTTACAGTCTTGCAGTTTTGGTGGTGCATtgaatgtaatgataataatcaacagagctgttggtttttttttttttttttttaatattctattGAATCTCACCCTAATGCAGATCCTGTCACTGTCACAGGCTGGTTCCCGTCCTTCTTGCCTTTGCCGCTACCAGAAGCACCACCTGCACTGTGCCCTCCGCGCACACTTTTACTTTTGCCTTCCCCGCTGCTGGGTTTTCTTGGCTTCTTCTCCTTGCCTTTAACCTCCTGGGATCTAGCCACCAAACCATGGGCATGATGTATAATGCTGGGCGGGTCTGATACTGTGATTGTCATTGATCTAGCCTCCCACCCAAAATAACTACTGGCAGACAATTATGTGAATGGATTAAGAGTATTCATACCCTTGAAAATATAAAAAGGGTACAAAATAAATGTTCTCCTTGTGGTAACACTTAACACTGAACAATGTACACATAGGTCACATACTCTCTTCTCCTGGGATTATGGGTTATGACTTTTACAGTTTGCTACAACCCAATGGATGGAACTGAAGTCCAATTCAATAAATCACTCAGTGTTGTGCCCATAATCATACAATACATGAAATCTCTTGCTGACTGTGCTAAAACTAAAagatgatggacacacacacacacacacacacaaagtctttgCATGTGTACAGGATTTGGAGGGGTGTGACTGTGCCTAAGTTATCAAAATGGAATTAGACATTGAGATAATGTCATTATTTCTCAATACCCATGACAACAGCATCAAATAGTACAAATgtaataattattgttatgagCTGAACACTTTTCTTAATTGAATAATTCCCTTAATTCTTACCTTAAATAACCATCATGGAAGGACAAAATAAAGTAAATCAAAAGCAATGCCAGGCATGCCCATCTATTCATTGGAAACAGTAAGAACAACCATTTTCAATTTCATCTTTTTAGTaaattttacaacaacaacaaaaaaaaaacaaaaaaaaaaaagagagagagagaagagaaaaaaacaaaaaaatgcatttCCTTCAAAAAATAAATGCAGAACGAAAAGCtaacacactcaacaacaacaaagcacatacAGCACAAAGACAGATACTGCTAACTGAGCATTTTGCACATTCTCTGGCCCAGCTACCATTGGTCTTAGCAACTTGCCCAGTCCTTCAGCTTTAAGTGAAAAGACAAGGGTATACTCTGAATGCGAGTCTACTATGCAAAGTTCTGCAAAGACCAGTTatgaaaacaacaaagcaaagtgACATAACATGTCCCATGTGGATGCCACCGCTTCCTGCATGAATGTTAAACTCTGAGATGTCAGAACTTTCACACTCCAGGTTAAAGGACTTGCCTAAGGactttaacaaaaagaaaaaaaaaattttttaagtttTATTCCAGACAGGAGTAATATTGCAGATGATGAGTTGGACCCATTGAACTATACCAGGATATGTCCCCTGTTTATTTATCATCTGCACAGAATATATTTCAGGCAGTATGATGCACTTTATTCGAGTCCTTAACTTTGCCTCAGCATGTGGCCATGTCATCTTGCCTTCTGACCTCCATAGATTCATCTACTTTTGGGGTAGGCATAAAACTGATAATGTTTCTCCTTTTCTATAAGTTTCTGAGTCCACACATTTAATCTAACTGCAAAAGCAGATTTCCCAACAGTTGAAGTCTGCCATTCCTGCAATCACCCAGAGTTTAAGTTCTTTAAGTTCTTGGCTTCTTCATTCTACAATCAGCATTCAGATTTGAGCATCACTGTCTAAATGACAGAATACTGGAATACTGATGTCAGAAACTGCAAACAACAGTTGAACTGTGAGTAAATGGGAGAATCAGACGAAAATGTTTGCACATCAGGCAAATCAGTTTCATAGATACCAGCAATGTTAAACAAAATGGGGAGGGAATGGTGAGggtaaactgaaaaaaacaacaacaaaaaacacatcaatTATTTGAAGAAAGCTAGCATGACTTCAGCAACACAAAACATGAAGAGAAATCTGGATCAGGAAGTACAAGAATTCACTAAATTACAATGTCTTACACAGGCTTAAACTTTCAGCCAGAACACATATGCTGCAGTTTCTAACTAACCACACCACAAAAATTATGACATGCACACCCAATTAAACACTGTTATGAAACACCAACAAAGACCATCTTACTTGGATCGTTGCCTTTTAGGGGCAGTAGCATCTGCTTCCAGCAACACAGACGAAGCAGTATGGGACGTCAATGGAGAAGACAATAAGCCACTCAGCCCTAAAGCTCCTGCTGTGCTGTTGGCACCAGTGCCAGTGTAATAACTGtcatacactgactgactggatacCACGTTGCTGCTCCCCAGACCTACTCCTCTGAACACTCCACTGCTAGTcccgtgagaagaagaagaagagttacagAGTGGGGCAAATAAGTTTTCTGAGGAGGCATACCCAGTGTCCTGTCCCGGCCGActgtccccattctgactgttcaAGGCGGCAGTCAGGTTCTCCAACCCCACCTGGCTGCGAGCCACACCTGCAGGGGTTGCCACAGTGCTGACGATCACAGTGGCCGAACTGCCGATGGGCACCAACACACTGTCCTGAGTGATGTCCTCTGAATCTGCGTCCCCTCCTCCTGTCTTCTTCACCTCCACGTCGCTCAGTGTCTGCAGCTCCATGGAGGCCTGGGAGGAGTCCGAGGTGATGGAGCTGGTGCTGAGAGAGTACTGAAACATAGGGCGTGCCTTGCTTGGCTTGGAGGATGGTGGCACCACCTTAGAGCTGGATGTCCCGTTGgtagaggtggtagtggtggtggtggcggtggtggtggtggtggtgatggttgtgtcaCCATTGCTGCTCACTTTCTGCTCTGCTGGCTTTGACACCTGTACCAacaaccattttttgttgttgtttagtgagtggagtatgtgagtgagagagaaagtgtgtgtctgtgtgtgtgtgtgtgcgcgcgcatgcatgtgtatgtgcatacactaTGTCTCTTGTTTACTGTGGTGCCAATGgctaaaaaccaaacaaagccCAAGAAATGCACATAACTATCACTGTTGACTATTACTGTTCCCAACCACTCATACTAGTGTAGCATCCCTTTAAGGAAAGATAAAGTTTTGTGTTatgtcacctttttttccttGTCCACCTTGTTTCCCCCTTTCTCCGGTGTGGTTTCTGGGGTGGCATTGTCTGCCGGAATTGGCTTGAAGGCTGGAATGGTTTTGATGTTGACATCTTTCTTCtgcaaaagaaagggaaaatggcAAGGACAACAACTTGACCAGACCCTTAACCCTTTGGCTGTGTTGTTGACATGCAACATGTCACATCACACAGGGgtgttattgctgtgttgatGTACAATGTATGTCCAAATACCATgcacttttgttttttgctcagcACAGCAGAAAAGTAGTATAATAGGCAAGAAGAATTAATTCCTTTGTTCTTCCTGGctgtggggtgaaggggaagtaGTTGTAAAACAATGAGTGAAATGGGGGAGGTGCACTCTGacctgttttctgtgtgtatattttctgtgtgtatatgctgtgAATAAACTGATGGGAGTAGATAATGATCAAATCTgagttgtatttttttgttgatgctgcttgttttgttttgttttttcagaaagtTTTCTCAGTATACAGCCAAACAAAATGTGTTAGCAGTGAAAAATGTTACTGAGCAAAAATGGATTTGAGTTCCTAAAGCAAGAGTAAAGCTTCTATGTACATACATTATTCAGGTCTGACTGACAAAAGCAATGGTAAAGTTTTTATATATGCTATTCTGATCTGACCAGCTAAAGAAAGAGTAAGTGTTTACAAACAGTATTCACATACAATTTTCCTGCAACTTCCCAAGTCATCAGTGTGGGAAGGTGACTGAGTAATATTGTCAAAGTCTGGACAACAGGATAGTCATAATTCAACACATTCAGCAGAAGCAAAATCATTATCGTAAATAAATCAAATTGAAGAATTAACATACTGGTACCTAAGAAGCCAGCAGACTGAATGAAATGTTTTTTTTGACTGACCAGTTTCTTGTAATGATGAGAACAGTAGCCACAGTACTTGACGTTGTCACCACTGTTACCAGACTCCTCACACAGGAGGCCTTGACCTTGAGCGCTTCGTAGACAGAGCAAGACTATCGGCTTAAAGTCAGTAAGGCTCATGTGGACATCAATTATGCAAGTCTCAATGCAAATAAACCAAACTGTTACAGCTCTagctaaaaccaaacaaaaaagtgatacagaataaagaaataatgacataaatcaaacataaacagacacatacatgtatatgtaataTATTCACCCatgcaaatatacacacagaaaataaGACATAATTTACAAGAGAAGAAACTTTGCTTTTATCCCACATTTCTCTCATCTTTTTCACTAAGTTGCCATACTGAAGAGAACAAAAAGACTGGTAGTGATTACTTATAAAACTTTAATAATCATATATCTCAGTATGTCTGTTTATTGAAATTTTCAGATCCATGAAATCTGTTCATTCCAAACAAATATTTCAATCCAAATCAGTTCTTAAATTTGGTAATTTAGAAAGTCAGAAGAGGAGTGTGTTTAAAAGTGAAGAAATTAATCACAATGGGAAAGGTTACAAGATGACATGATGTTTTACCTAACTTCACGTGCTTTATTTGGTGTTTAATAATTTGGGTGTAAAATACAAATGTTATCCAATATCCCACACATAAAAAACAGGGGTCGAAAGATTAAACATTCAAGATTCTTgcatgtatgactgtgtgtgtgaacatgtgcatgAACAAGTTGGTGGCTGTAGTGTGAATGTGCACGTGTGAGTGAACAAAATGAGACAGCCACAAACATCCTACCACTTACACACAAATGTGGCAGGAAAAGGGATACGTGCGATGGGTTAAGTGAGTTGAGTAATAAAAAGGAAGTGATGATAAACTCAGGGATTAAGCATAGCACACTGCTTATCTCCTAACACTGACTGCCCTAATGCACTGTGTTTCACAACTGCTGGACCAGCAACATGGAAGTATCAAACAGTAATAATCAAGTTGCTAGGTAGACcactcacatgtatacacatacatgagCAGAGAacttttccagaaaaaaaaacaccttttggGATTTTAACAAATAGTCATCAACCCACTGTtgtcaatttttaaaaaaatttttatatatacCACAACCAGCTTttgcagacacatacatacatgctccctgctaaaaaaaaagaaaaaaaaaaaaaagaaaaaaagaaaaaaaagaaaagaaaaaagtctggaTACAAATGTtaaattaaacaaatgtatgCAAAGAGAGCAATTAGACAGTGATCAAACAGGTTAATTATTATTCTAAATGGTGGATCCTTGTGGAAGAAGAGCCAGAGCTGAAGAAACAGGAATTGACACAGGTGTTATAAACAACCTCACTGTTTGGTTATTATTTATCAAAACTATTAAAGATAAAAATGGTAGATGTTAATTCCTTTGCTGGAGAATGAGCTCTACTGAAGCAAAAAATCAAActcttcagacatcaccaccCAATGCCATCAACTCACCAGGTAACATGAAAAAACTGACGACATCCTGTTTTATTGCACTGCATGCAAGCTCCCGTGTAATTCTTGGTCACATCCCGCTTGTTTTCATCGCAAATATAGCACAcctgtggacatttttttttcatttcatttcaaaatgtgtgtatctatgtcctTGC
The sequence above is a segment of the Babylonia areolata isolate BAREFJ2019XMU chromosome 19, ASM4173473v1, whole genome shotgun sequence genome. Coding sequences within it:
- the LOC143293713 gene encoding uncharacterized protein LOC143293713 isoform X2, producing the protein MKEMVGGCCVCSDERGWDENPLVYCDGHGCNVAVHQACYGIVTVPSGPWYCRKCESQERAARVRCELCPQKDGALKRTDTGGWCHVVCALYIPEACFGNVDTMEPIILKHVPHDKFTKVCYICDENKRDVTKNYTGACMQCNKTGCRQFFHVTCAQGQGLLCEESGNSGDNVKYCGYCSHHYKKLKKDVNIKTIPAFKPIPADNATPETTPEKGGNKVDKEKKVSKPAEQKVSSNGDTTITTTTTTATTTTTTSTNGTSSSKVVPPSSKPSKARPMFQYSLSTSSITSDSSQASMELQTLSDVEVKKTGGGDADSEDITQDSVLVPIGSSATVIVSTVATPAGVARSQVGLENLTAALNSQNGDSRPGQDTGYASSENLFAPLCNSSSSSHGTSSGVFRGVGLGSSNVVSSQSVYDSYYTGTGANSTAGALGLSGLLSSPLTSHTASSVLLEADATAPKRQRSKSQEVKGKEKKPRKPSSGEGKSKSVRGGHSAGGASGSGKGKKDGNQPVTVTGSALGHHNYASSVFGGGPCFQSPVPLTGFSSPDAEMMNGTTSFVPPPKVFPSLHKSDGCRGGLPSSMEEFLEQQWEQSAQFFMEQSKHFDVASLLNQMHHLKTENARLEEQVKALKSHRDHLLSTNARLAVPFASSSGSSSDSSVVEMSSYEKSQSLMELGSQSKSHHLSNVSIPPPPHLPVIEPISSPVETVNPLSVSVPLRMPDPLCLGQINSMVSTPTPPGQTVLYSMVPPPPHLQLPGFQQLVQTAGSKAADSKHRDKT
- the LOC143293713 gene encoding zinc finger protein zfp-1-like isoform X3 — translated: MKEMVGGCCVCSDERGWDENPLVYCDGHGCNVAVHQACYGIVTVPSGPWYCRKCESQERAARVRCELCPQKDGALKRTDTGGWCHVVCALYIPEACFGNVDTMEPIILKHVPHDKFTKVCYICDENKRDVTKNYTGACMQCNKTGCRQFFHVTCAQGQGLLCEESGNSGDNVKYCGYCSHHYKKLKKDVNIKTIPAFKPIPADNATPETTPEKGGNKVDKEKKVSKPAEQKVSSNGDTTITTTTTTATTTTTTSTNGTSSSKVVPPSSKPSKARPMFQYSLSTSSITSDSSQASMELQTLSDVEVKKTGGGDADSEDITQDSVLVPIGSSATVIVSTVATPAGVARSQVGLENLTAALNSQNGDSRPGQDTGYASSENLFAPLCNSSSSSHGTSSGVFRGVGLGSSNVVSSQSVYDSYYTGTGANSTAGALGLSGLLSSPLTSHTASSVLLEADATAPKRQRSKHHNYASSVFGGGPCFQSPVPLTGFSSPDAEMMNGTTSFVPPPKVFPSLHKSDGCRGGLPSSMEEFLEQQWEQSAQFFMEQSKHFDVASLLNQMHHLKTENARLEEQVKALKSHRDHLLSTNARLAVPFASSSGSSSDSSVVEMSSYEKSQSLMELGSQSKSHHLSNVSIPPPPHLPVIEPISSPVETVNPLSVSVPLRMPDPLCLGQINSMVSTPTPPDLQGQTVLYSMVPPPPHLQLPGFQQLVQTAGSKAADSKHRDKT
- the LOC143293713 gene encoding uncharacterized protein LOC143293713 isoform X1, producing MKEMVGGCCVCSDERGWDENPLVYCDGHGCNVAVHQACYGIVTVPSGPWYCRKCESQERAARVRCELCPQKDGALKRTDTGGWCHVVCALYIPEACFGNVDTMEPIILKHVPHDKFTKVCYICDENKRDVTKNYTGACMQCNKTGCRQFFHVTCAQGQGLLCEESGNSGDNVKYCGYCSHHYKKLKKDVNIKTIPAFKPIPADNATPETTPEKGGNKVDKEKKVSKPAEQKVSSNGDTTITTTTTTATTTTTTSTNGTSSSKVVPPSSKPSKARPMFQYSLSTSSITSDSSQASMELQTLSDVEVKKTGGGDADSEDITQDSVLVPIGSSATVIVSTVATPAGVARSQVGLENLTAALNSQNGDSRPGQDTGYASSENLFAPLCNSSSSSHGTSSGVFRGVGLGSSNVVSSQSVYDSYYTGTGANSTAGALGLSGLLSSPLTSHTASSVLLEADATAPKRQRSKSQEVKGKEKKPRKPSSGEGKSKSVRGGHSAGGASGSGKGKKDGNQPVTVTGSALGHHNYASSVFGGGPCFQSPVPLTGFSSPDAEMMNGTTSFVPPPKVFPSLHKSDGCRGGLPSSMEEFLEQQWEQSAQFFMEQSKHFDVASLLNQMHHLKTENARLEEQVKALKSHRDHLLSTNARLAVPFASSSGSSSDSSVVEMSSYEKSQSLMELGSQSKSHHLSNVSIPPPPHLPVIEPISSPVETVNPLSVSVPLRMPDPLCLGQINSMVSTPTPPDLQGQTVLYSMVPPPPHLQLPGFQQLVQTAGSKAADSKHRDKT